A genomic stretch from Edaphobacter aggregans includes:
- a CDS encoding AAA family ATPase, translating to MKVTDQLRKGKTVMALYDFIYGMEYIRPRYALRMGAKELSELSPGERGTLLLVFYLLVDKDDIPLLIDQPEENLDNQTVFELLVPCMKEAKRRRQVFMVTHNPNLAVVCDAEQIICADLDKTNKYTMNYMSGAIENPKINQAIVNILEGTMPAFHNRQDKYQPVVLAV from the coding sequence GTGAAGGTAACCGACCAGCTCCGAAAGGGAAAAACCGTGATGGCCCTTTACGACTTTATCTACGGCATGGAATATATAAGACCCCGGTACGCATTGCGAATGGGAGCCAAAGAGCTTTCCGAGCTGTCGCCTGGTGAACGAGGAACTCTTCTCCTCGTTTTTTACCTTTTGGTCGACAAAGACGATATTCCTCTGCTGATCGACCAGCCGGAAGAGAATTTGGATAATCAAACTGTATTCGAATTGCTCGTGCCGTGTATGAAAGAGGCAAAGCGGCGGAGACAGGTTTTCATGGTCACACACAACCCGAACTTGGCTGTTGTCTGCGATGCCGAACAAATTATCTGCGCTGATCTCGACAAAACGAACAAGTACACCATGAACTACATGTCGGGAGCGATCGAAAACCCTAAAATCAATCAGGCAATCGTTAATATTCTTGAAGGCACAATGCCAGCGTTTCATAACAGGCAGGACAAGTACCAGCCTGTGGTTCTGGCTGTTTGA
- a CDS encoding DUF4238 domain-containing protein translates to MESHTVPRKLLDQFAYDDPVTRSRRLWRYAKDRPPSGRASPRTATRISEHFADPANSEREARLEDRLNREFENPVHTFLDQLGYRTFVMSRSHIRQLTRYVSLLFNRSQARRQATKQQVDIAIESSHALLNNEAQIAQIAGKWTLDLIGQGQPMQRSVTLDEVRAAVQGMIEDMLAKDHQQTTYIDTMERAMAYLDDGMAVLKDCLELIPKHYGDKVDLAQLPEDTEVYRTLQRADTVGMFQVESRAQMASLPRNKPEKFYDVVVQVAIIRPGPIVGKMMHPYMRRRQRKEEISYPHPSLEPVLKRTLGVPFFQEQLLRMAMTVANFSGAEAEELRRAVGMRRSWERMKKLEGKLREGMTANRIDATTQETIIQNISSFALYGFPESHAASFALIAYASAYFKVRYLAAFTCAILNNQPMGFYMPAVLVKDAQRHGLRIKPMDIQISEWACTLEYEDDGSLSMRLGLGYAKGLRKQAAETIARSRLDHGPFRSAEDLTSRIPSLNRKELTLLARIGALNSLGGIEHRRDALWQVERAGKLEGPLLRYREELLKEDSKNSPLEQMNTDERLVADYAGTGLTIGQHPMAYRRLQLRRERILSAEELRHKRDGDYVRTAGCVIARQRPGTAKGFIFLSMEDETGIANVIVTPNLYERARQVVTRSKFILAEGPLQNQDGVIHVKATRLRALSHPGLEVQFA, encoded by the coding sequence ATGGAATCCCATACTGTCCCGCGCAAGCTTCTCGACCAATTCGCCTACGATGACCCGGTTACGCGGTCTCGCCGCCTGTGGCGGTATGCCAAGGATCGTCCACCATCAGGGCGGGCCTCGCCGCGAACGGCAACCCGCATAAGCGAACATTTTGCGGACCCAGCCAACTCTGAACGCGAAGCACGGCTTGAAGATCGGTTGAATCGGGAATTCGAGAATCCTGTCCACACGTTCCTCGATCAGTTGGGGTATCGCACGTTTGTCATGTCACGGTCGCATATACGTCAGCTCACACGGTACGTCTCGCTTCTTTTCAACCGCTCCCAAGCCCGACGGCAAGCGACCAAACAACAGGTAGATATTGCGATTGAGTCGAGCCACGCATTGCTCAACAACGAAGCTCAGATCGCGCAGATAGCTGGCAAGTGGACATTGGATTTGATTGGCCAAGGCCAGCCGATGCAACGAAGCGTGACACTCGACGAAGTGCGCGCCGCCGTTCAGGGCATGATCGAAGACATGTTGGCCAAAGATCATCAGCAGACGACATACATCGATACGATGGAACGGGCTATGGCCTACCTCGACGACGGTATGGCCGTGCTCAAAGATTGTCTGGAACTGATCCCCAAACACTATGGGGACAAGGTTGATCTGGCACAGTTACCGGAGGACACCGAGGTTTACCGTACGTTGCAGCGTGCTGACACGGTGGGCATGTTCCAGGTCGAAAGCCGTGCCCAGATGGCTTCCCTCCCTCGCAACAAGCCGGAAAAGTTTTATGACGTAGTAGTTCAGGTGGCGATTATCCGGCCCGGCCCCATCGTGGGCAAGATGATGCACCCGTACATGCGTCGCAGGCAGCGAAAAGAGGAGATTAGTTATCCGCATCCGTCGCTTGAGCCCGTCCTGAAACGCACACTGGGCGTACCGTTTTTTCAGGAACAACTGTTACGCATGGCGATGACGGTAGCCAACTTCTCCGGGGCTGAGGCGGAGGAGCTTCGCCGGGCAGTTGGTATGCGACGTTCCTGGGAACGCATGAAGAAGCTAGAAGGAAAGCTTCGCGAAGGGATGACGGCCAACCGTATCGATGCCACCACCCAGGAAACCATCATCCAGAACATCAGTTCCTTCGCGCTCTATGGCTTTCCTGAATCTCATGCGGCGAGTTTCGCATTGATCGCCTATGCCTCGGCCTACTTCAAAGTGAGGTACTTGGCAGCTTTTACCTGCGCCATTCTCAACAACCAGCCCATGGGTTTTTACATGCCTGCGGTTCTGGTGAAGGACGCCCAGCGACATGGTCTGCGGATAAAACCAATGGATATTCAGATCTCTGAATGGGCCTGCACACTGGAGTATGAGGATGACGGAAGCCTTTCGATGCGGCTGGGGCTCGGATACGCCAAAGGACTGCGCAAGCAGGCTGCCGAAACGATTGCCAGGTCACGTCTCGATCATGGGCCTTTCCGGTCGGCGGAAGACCTCACCTCACGAATTCCATCGCTCAATCGGAAAGAACTGACTCTGTTGGCTCGCATCGGGGCGCTCAATAGTCTTGGGGGAATTGAGCATCGTCGGGATGCTCTCTGGCAAGTTGAGCGCGCGGGCAAGCTGGAAGGCCCACTTCTGCGATACCGTGAGGAACTGCTAAAGGAAGATTCCAAGAACTCGCCGCTCGAGCAGATGAATACCGATGAACGTCTGGTCGCAGATTATGCGGGAACAGGTTTGACCATCGGCCAGCATCCGATGGCATATCGCCGTTTACAGCTTAGGAGAGAGAGGATTCTTTCTGCGGAGGAATTGCGGCATAAGCGGGATGGAGACTATGTGCGGACTGCTGGCTGCGTCATTGCCCGCCAGCGGCCTGGCACAGCAAAGGGATTCATCTTTCTCTCGATGGAAGACGAGACCGGCATCGCGAATGTGATCGTGACGCCCAATCTATATGAGCGGGCGCGACAGGTCGTCACCCGAAGTAAGTTCATCCTCGCAGAAGGTCCATTGCAGAATCAGGATGGCGTAATCCATGTGAAGGCTACTCGGCTGCGAGCTCTTTCACACCCAGGTCTGGAGGTTCAATTCGCATGA
- a CDS encoding helicase-related protein, translated as MDAILPEILASLRHTPNLVIEAPPGAGKTTRVPPAILGLVNGEVIVLEPRRIATRMAARRVAWEIGEEVGGTVGYQVRFEERIGPRTQLRFVTEGIMTRRLLTDPMLMGIDAVILDEFHERNLDSDLALALLKRLQRTRPEIRIVVMSATLNAAPIARYLGDCPVLRSEGRLFGLSISHTPYSPEPLQVQVRKAVELLNAEQHSGNILTFLPGVAEIRRTMRECETIARQTGMLALSLHGDLSPAEQDRAMLPTAERKLILATNVAESSVTVEGVTAVIDSGLARIATYSPWSGIPTLQIGRVSKASSTQRAGRAGRTGPGQVVRLYPEEDYGMRPDHDSPEIARADLSQLLLSLRAMKIEHLDELDWLDVPPAEAVQNAELLLDRIHPHDRKDRAGVAA; from the coding sequence GTGGATGCGATCCTGCCAGAGATTCTTGCGTCCCTGCGGCATACCCCCAACCTTGTTATCGAAGCACCGCCGGGCGCTGGGAAGACCACCCGCGTTCCTCCAGCGATTCTCGGTCTCGTCAACGGCGAGGTCATCGTGCTCGAGCCTCGCAGGATCGCTACGCGCATGGCGGCACGAAGAGTTGCTTGGGAGATCGGCGAAGAGGTTGGCGGAACGGTTGGTTATCAGGTCCGATTCGAGGAGAGGATCGGACCCCGCACCCAGCTACGGTTTGTAACGGAGGGCATTATGACCCGCCGGCTACTGACCGATCCGATGCTCATGGGTATCGACGCGGTTATTCTCGACGAATTCCACGAACGAAATCTGGACAGCGATCTTGCGCTGGCTCTCTTGAAGCGCCTTCAACGCACTCGGCCAGAGATACGTATCGTCGTGATGTCGGCCACGCTGAATGCGGCGCCGATAGCTCGATACCTTGGAGACTGCCCTGTCCTTCGTTCCGAGGGAAGATTGTTCGGATTGTCGATCAGTCATACGCCTTACTCTCCGGAACCTCTCCAAGTTCAAGTGAGGAAGGCCGTGGAACTGCTGAATGCCGAGCAGCACTCCGGCAACATCCTGACTTTCCTTCCTGGGGTTGCCGAGATCCGGCGGACGATGCGCGAGTGCGAGACGATCGCTCGACAAACGGGAATGCTCGCCCTTTCTCTGCATGGAGATCTTTCGCCCGCAGAACAGGACCGCGCTATGCTGCCGACTGCGGAAAGAAAGCTAATTCTTGCAACGAATGTTGCTGAAAGCTCGGTGACCGTCGAAGGTGTGACAGCGGTTATTGACAGTGGACTGGCGCGGATCGCTACCTATTCTCCGTGGAGCGGAATACCGACGCTACAGATCGGCCGCGTTAGCAAAGCGTCTTCAACCCAGCGGGCGGGAAGAGCCGGCCGCACAGGGCCGGGCCAGGTGGTACGGCTCTATCCGGAAGAAGACTATGGAATGCGGCCAGACCACGACAGTCCCGAGATTGCACGCGCCGATCTCTCCCAGCTTTTGCTCAGCCTGCGGGCAATGAAGATCGAGCATCTTGATGAACTTGATTGGTTAGATGTTCCACCCGCAGAGGCCGTTCAGAACGCTGAATTGCTGCTAGACCGCATTCATCCGCATGACCGCAAGGATCGAGCCGGAGTGGCTGCTTGA
- a CDS encoding SOS response-associated peptidase: MCGRYYRRSDKQKIAEAFHIAHDDDVILPPWDYNVAPTTHQPVIRHNRDTGDRELTLMRWGLIPFFAKSPEEFKDLSTILARAATLLERPTWREPFKRRRCLVPADGLYEWPKPGHAISPTFTPEPIDEPNATGDLFGGPVKPTKAAKPVKRVFNITLADPAAMPFAFAGLWDYWKQPDGKYLESFAIVTTEPNELVSTIHDRLALILKPRDYDRWLTSDDKEDPRLPLDLLHPLDSDEMKMVPANPAVGNWRNNGPEMLAYTN, encoded by the coding sequence ATGTGTGGCCGCTACTACCGACGCTCTGACAAACAGAAGATCGCTGAGGCATTCCACATCGCGCATGACGATGACGTTATCTTACCTCCGTGGGATTACAACGTCGCCCCGACGACGCATCAGCCTGTCATCCGCCACAATCGCGACACCGGCGATCGGGAACTCACACTGATGCGATGGGGGCTCATTCCCTTCTTTGCGAAAAGCCCCGAAGAGTTTAAAGATCTTTCCACGATCCTCGCCCGCGCTGCGACTCTTCTGGAACGACCGACTTGGCGCGAACCCTTCAAGCGACGGCGCTGCCTCGTCCCGGCTGATGGCCTTTATGAATGGCCTAAGCCCGGCCACGCTATATCCCCTACCTTCACGCCCGAACCTATTGATGAACCAAACGCCACGGGCGATCTTTTCGGCGGTCCTGTCAAACCTACCAAAGCTGCAAAGCCGGTGAAGCGCGTCTTCAATATCACTCTTGCCGATCCAGCAGCAATGCCGTTCGCCTTCGCTGGTCTGTGGGACTACTGGAAGCAGCCCGACGGCAAATACCTTGAATCGTTTGCCATTGTCACTACCGAGCCGAACGAACTCGTCAGTACCATTCACGACCGCCTTGCACTGATTCTCAAACCGCGGGACTACGACCGCTGGCTTACCTCCGACGACAAAGAGGATCCGCGCCTTCCACTGGATCTCCTCCATCCGCTCGACTCTGACGAGATGAAGATGGTCCCGGCCAACCCAGCCGTGGGAAACTGGCGCAACAATGGACCCGAGATGCTCGCATATACGAATTGA
- a CDS encoding PRTRC system protein B → MQAQISLSSTKSFELREALLIYRTDRDSERTGPSAFVTKHSVAVDPSGVPSLGAGSPIQEGDLLTLCAQLRSALPIEFLPSNVLVRSEDSITWWTPASMRRMFYAKEKNTEVAQLSGKKFPQPPLVFRAHKRHLEVRALLRNERPDLQTALYRAPYWNVNDCGDVCLGTARVPPQATVDSLPRWESAFFESEFTHPNSSKRLTEHPGGFVGLWRSLAEKRRFPAQFLVADNQTLHQFITS, encoded by the coding sequence TTGCAGGCACAGATCAGTCTGAGTTCCACCAAGAGCTTCGAGCTGCGTGAGGCTCTCCTTATCTATCGCACTGACAGGGACTCGGAGCGAACAGGACCCTCCGCTTTCGTCACGAAACATAGCGTTGCGGTCGATCCTTCCGGGGTCCCGTCTCTTGGCGCCGGATCCCCGATCCAGGAAGGAGACCTCCTCACGCTCTGTGCGCAACTACGCAGTGCGCTTCCGATCGAGTTTCTTCCATCGAACGTGCTGGTCCGGTCGGAGGACTCCATTACGTGGTGGACGCCGGCATCCATGCGGCGGATGTTTTACGCGAAGGAAAAGAACACCGAAGTTGCGCAGCTGTCCGGAAAGAAGTTTCCTCAGCCGCCGTTGGTCTTTCGCGCGCACAAGCGTCATCTCGAAGTCCGTGCCCTCCTGCGGAACGAACGGCCGGATCTGCAGACTGCTCTCTATCGTGCGCCGTACTGGAATGTAAACGACTGCGGCGATGTATGTCTGGGAACGGCACGGGTACCTCCACAGGCGACTGTCGATTCGCTGCCGAGATGGGAGAGCGCGTTTTTTGAAAGCGAGTTCACTCATCCCAATTCTTCAAAGAGACTGACCGAACATCCGGGCGGCTTCGTCGGACTGTGGAGATCGCTCGCGGAAAAAAGACGATTTCCTGCACAGTTCCTTGTTGCCGACAACCAAACTCTTCATCAGTTCATCACCTCATAA
- a CDS encoding helix-turn-helix domain-containing protein, whose amino-acid sequence MAALLVNDGRIVSRKLYREGIGDRRIRRTLDYIHAHIDQEIDVCSIAAAAATSPYHLSRTFRISLGCSIWQYVSRNRVQLATGLMKDSALTLAQVASMSGFESYSTFAATFKADRGVSPARFRSDL is encoded by the coding sequence ATGGCTGCCCTGCTCGTCAACGATGGCCGCATCGTTAGTCGAAAACTCTATCGCGAGGGAATTGGCGACCGACGCATTCGACGCACACTCGACTACATCCACGCCCACATCGATCAAGAGATCGACGTCTGTTCGATAGCCGCGGCAGCGGCCACCAGTCCGTACCACCTCAGCCGCACGTTCCGGATCTCTCTAGGGTGCTCCATTTGGCAATATGTCTCACGCAACCGCGTCCAACTCGCCACCGGCTTGATGAAAGATTCGGCACTGACTCTCGCGCAGGTCGCATCCATGTCTGGCTTCGAAAGCTACTCGACCTTTGCGGCAACATTCAAGGCGGATCGCGGGGTCTCTCCCGCACGCTTTCGTTCCGATCTCTAA
- a CDS encoding PRTRC system ThiF family protein: MRIVHTLSNIDSPYRRTLRVLLIGSGGNGSAVLFGLPYLHRALEAWGRPEGIDVTVMDGDAVSPTNCVRQPFGAADVGHNKATLLVNRVNLFHGLAWRSEECFFSKQNRNPGTGYDSTIDFVISCVDTRAARREIHEAFQSRSGPWRHIRYWLDIGNNASNGQFVLGQPLNDINHQSRTRLRTVTELFPSIMDTSQGEGPLPSCSAAEALERQEPFLNSVLAASALAMLTRLLRYGSLDHHGAFYNAEKARTVPIPIDPEVWEKQARWRRAAKAA; this comes from the coding sequence ATGAGAATTGTCCACACGCTGTCGAACATAGATAGTCCATACCGACGCACGCTGCGCGTCTTACTTATTGGCTCGGGAGGAAACGGTAGCGCAGTCCTCTTTGGACTACCTTACCTGCACCGCGCGCTCGAGGCCTGGGGAAGGCCAGAAGGAATCGACGTCACGGTCATGGATGGCGATGCCGTGTCACCTACCAACTGCGTCCGACAACCCTTCGGAGCCGCCGACGTGGGACATAACAAGGCCACGCTTCTGGTCAATCGAGTCAATCTCTTTCATGGGCTGGCGTGGCGCTCGGAGGAGTGCTTCTTCTCGAAGCAAAACCGAAACCCGGGTACGGGCTACGACAGCACCATCGATTTCGTCATCAGCTGCGTCGACACCCGAGCTGCGAGGCGTGAGATACATGAAGCCTTCCAATCCCGCTCAGGCCCCTGGCGCCATATACGCTATTGGCTCGACATCGGAAATAACGCAAGCAACGGGCAGTTTGTCCTGGGCCAGCCTTTGAATGACATCAACCACCAGAGCCGAACTCGGTTGCGAACCGTGACCGAACTATTTCCATCGATCATGGATACCTCGCAAGGCGAAGGACCGCTGCCAAGCTGCTCCGCAGCCGAGGCGCTCGAGCGTCAGGAACCGTTCCTCAACAGCGTATTGGCTGCCAGTGCTTTGGCCATGCTCACCCGGCTCCTTCGCTACGGCAGCCTCGACCATCATGGGGCGTTCTACAACGCCGAAAAGGCGCGTACAGTCCCAATTCCGATTGATCCCGAAGTATGGGAGAAACAGGCCAGATGGCGCCGCGCAGCGAAGGCCGCCTAG
- a CDS encoding TrlF family AAA-like ATPase, which yields MNDPKGSIWRKWDLHVHTPASLVHNYEGSDPWPQFLDELANLPPEFKVIGINDYMFLDGYKRVLAEKAAGKLTNIDLFLPVIEFRLDKFGGSQGHLSRVNYHVIFSDEIGPDLIEQQFLNALSSKYTLTPQYDNLRTTGQWKALPTRDSLADLGQRIINTVPEEEQKKFGIPLMEGFNNLCLNLDSISEALDSHYFKSRYATAIGKTEWADIKWNDHTIADKKTIINATNFVFTASATAQHYDNAKQSLTKAGVNDRLLDCSDAHAFRGSSHKDRLGNCFTWVKSDTTFAGLLQLLIEPDERIYVGDMPPQVARVQNNPTKYISSIEIKRKPTATIGEVWFNNTLPLNPGLVAIIGNKGKGKSALTDIIGLLCNTRQNKDFTFLSPENFRQLRDNKAKHFEATLRLESGTPMSKGLEEAVDENQPELVKYIPQNFLEKICTQLGRIEESEFDRELKKVIFSHVEDAYRLGQASLDQLIAYKATEATQKSELLKQELHRLNERIIALEEKSEPTYRKRIDNLLENKNKELTAHDAAKPEVVSRPDNDPARQAEISQTSDKIDAAKASLRSEEANILAATQQKAAFVQLIATADRLTARVNNLSRQIQTFISESQDDFDSLGLTLDGALSVTIDKTPIAQKRAALVIEQQLIAASLDPSLPGSLPQRKAEIERSIKKLENDLDEPNQRYHAYETALKNWDNQRLAILGNTTTLDTVEYFKAKLSELDAIPIQLQNVRELRMAKAKEIHGVIRELADTYRELYAPVNQFIETRPLAKEKFQLNFEVGL from the coding sequence ATGAACGACCCAAAGGGCTCTATCTGGCGTAAATGGGATTTGCATGTCCACACCCCAGCATCGCTGGTTCACAACTATGAAGGCAGTGATCCGTGGCCGCAATTCCTGGATGAGCTGGCCAATTTGCCCCCGGAATTTAAGGTTATTGGAATTAATGACTACATGTTTTTGGACGGCTACAAGCGCGTCCTGGCGGAAAAGGCGGCGGGGAAGCTCACGAATATAGATCTCTTTCTTCCAGTCATCGAGTTCCGATTGGACAAATTCGGCGGGAGCCAGGGCCATCTGAGTCGGGTCAACTACCATGTCATTTTTTCTGATGAGATCGGTCCTGATCTCATTGAGCAACAATTTCTGAACGCACTGTCCAGCAAATACACCCTCACCCCCCAGTACGACAATCTACGCACTACAGGTCAGTGGAAAGCGCTTCCGACCAGAGACAGCCTGGCTGATCTGGGGCAGCGGATCATCAACACGGTTCCGGAAGAGGAGCAGAAGAAATTTGGGATCCCTCTCATGGAGGGCTTCAATAATCTTTGTCTCAACCTGGACTCGATCAGCGAAGCGCTGGATTCACACTATTTCAAGAGCCGATATGCAACCGCCATTGGGAAGACTGAATGGGCTGACATCAAGTGGAACGATCACACGATAGCGGACAAGAAGACAATTATCAACGCGACGAACTTTGTCTTCACGGCATCGGCCACGGCGCAGCATTATGACAACGCAAAGCAATCTCTGACCAAAGCGGGTGTCAATGACCGGCTGTTGGATTGCAGCGACGCTCACGCCTTTCGCGGGTCGTCGCACAAGGATCGGTTAGGCAATTGCTTCACATGGGTGAAATCGGACACCACATTTGCAGGATTGCTGCAGTTGCTCATTGAACCGGACGAGCGGATCTATGTGGGTGATATGCCTCCGCAGGTGGCGCGTGTGCAGAACAATCCCACTAAATACATCAGTTCCATAGAGATCAAGCGCAAACCGACAGCTACCATAGGCGAGGTGTGGTTCAACAACACACTGCCATTGAATCCCGGCTTGGTCGCAATCATCGGGAACAAAGGTAAGGGCAAGAGCGCCCTCACTGACATTATTGGATTACTTTGCAATACCCGCCAGAACAAAGACTTCACGTTTCTGTCGCCAGAGAACTTTCGACAGCTGCGCGACAACAAAGCAAAACACTTCGAAGCGACCTTGCGCCTGGAGAGTGGAACGCCGATGAGCAAAGGTCTCGAGGAGGCGGTGGACGAAAATCAGCCAGAGCTGGTGAAATACATACCTCAGAATTTCCTGGAGAAGATCTGCACGCAGCTTGGCAGGATTGAAGAGTCAGAATTCGACAGAGAGCTGAAAAAGGTAATCTTTTCACACGTCGAAGACGCGTATCGGTTAGGGCAGGCCTCTCTTGATCAGCTAATCGCGTATAAGGCTACAGAGGCGACTCAAAAAAGCGAGCTTCTGAAGCAGGAACTCCACCGCCTTAATGAACGCATCATCGCACTTGAGGAAAAGTCGGAGCCTACTTATCGAAAGCGAATCGACAACCTTCTTGAAAATAAGAACAAAGAGCTGACTGCGCATGATGCCGCTAAACCTGAGGTTGTCAGTAGGCCTGACAACGATCCTGCGCGACAGGCCGAGATCTCTCAAACATCGGACAAGATTGATGCGGCCAAGGCATCCCTCAGGTCAGAAGAGGCTAATATCCTAGCGGCAACTCAGCAAAAGGCAGCGTTCGTGCAACTCATCGCAACTGCGGATCGTCTCACCGCCCGAGTAAACAATCTGAGCCGCCAGATTCAGACATTCATCTCGGAAAGCCAAGATGACTTCGACAGTCTCGGTCTGACCCTCGACGGCGCTCTAAGCGTAACAATCGACAAAACTCCAATTGCACAGAAACGGGCTGCGCTCGTTATCGAACAGCAGCTGATCGCCGCTAGCCTAGACCCTTCCCTCCCGGGGAGCCTTCCACAGAGGAAGGCAGAAATCGAGCGATCGATCAAGAAGCTGGAGAATGATCTTGATGAGCCTAACCAACGCTATCACGCCTACGAAACTGCTCTGAAAAATTGGGACAACCAGCGGCTGGCGATCCTGGGAAACACGACAACGCTCGATACGGTGGAATATTTCAAGGCCAAGCTGAGCGAACTCGATGCAATACCGATTCAGCTGCAAAATGTTCGAGAACTGCGCATGGCGAAGGCAAAAGAAATCCACGGTGTTATCAGAGAGCTGGCCGACACCTATCGGGAGCTGTACGCGCCAGTGAACCAGTTTATTGAGACCCGCCCTCTGGCCAAAGAGAAGTTCCAGCTCAATTTTGAGGTAGGCTTGTAG
- a CDS encoding ATP-dependent helicase C-terminal domain-containing protein — translation MTARIEPEWLLDLFPDRIEERSSVNWNRISERVEKVSALVYEKLVIEESRGAASESEAANLLARKAIEMGIDHFVEKETLEQLLARLAFAGFEQPDVPQVLRDMCQGLQSFDDLRGASKNFIPLLEEKLNARLLNEVAPLSIRLKHGRQTRVHYEQGRPPWISSRLQDFFGMQDTPRIGPENTPVVVHLLVPNHRAVQTTTDLAGFWERLYPQVPRELMRRYPKHAWPEQPTNR, via the coding sequence ATGACCGCAAGGATCGAGCCGGAGTGGCTGCTTGATCTCTTTCCAGACCGTATCGAGGAAAGATCGAGTGTGAATTGGAACCGTATATCGGAGCGAGTTGAGAAAGTAAGCGCTTTGGTTTACGAAAAGCTAGTCATTGAGGAGTCGCGGGGTGCTGCATCAGAGAGTGAAGCCGCTAACTTGCTCGCGCGTAAGGCAATCGAGATGGGCATCGACCATTTTGTAGAAAAAGAAACTCTGGAACAGCTCCTGGCTCGATTAGCCTTTGCCGGATTCGAGCAGCCTGACGTTCCCCAGGTTTTACGTGATATGTGCCAGGGGCTTCAAAGCTTCGACGATCTGAGAGGCGCTTCCAAAAACTTCATTCCACTCCTTGAAGAAAAGCTAAACGCAAGACTCCTCAATGAGGTTGCTCCTCTGAGTATTCGCCTCAAACATGGGCGCCAGACGCGGGTCCACTACGAGCAAGGTAGACCGCCATGGATTTCATCCCGACTCCAGGATTTCTTCGGAATGCAAGATACTCCGCGAATAGGGCCAGAGAACACACCTGTTGTCGTCCATCTCCTGGTTCCAAATCATCGCGCGGTACAAACTACAACGGACCTTGCTGGGTTTTGGGAACGCCTCTATCCGCAGGTTCCGCGAGAACTGATGCGCCGCTATCCGAAGCATGCATGGCCGGAGCAGCCAACCAACAGGTAA